One window of Phycisphaerae bacterium genomic DNA carries:
- a CDS encoding extracellular solute-binding protein gives MWGGVLSLVVVLGVVAGCERTPAGSTSSQPAVGEVIVYTALDRQFSEPILNDFTARTGIVVRPAYDSEATKTVGLTNRISAEANRPRCDVFWNNEILNTLRLRHEGLLQPCAPAEAANYPPQFRDPDGYWFGFAARARVLIVNTELVPAERMPTSIADLADSQWKGRTGIAKPLFGTTASHVACLFALHGEARATALLDSLRNNDVQVLSGNKGCAEMVGAGRLVMALTDTDDAIVELETGKPVKIVFPDGGADQMGTLLLPNTLALVKGCPNPEAGAQLINYLLSAEVEGRLAAGPSAQIPLHRAATVPSRVGRLDAIRTMPVDFTQAADAFDPAARYIESHFLAP, from the coding sequence ATGTGGGGTGGTGTTCTGTCATTGGTCGTGGTGCTGGGGGTCGTGGCGGGCTGTGAGCGCACGCCGGCGGGTTCGACGAGCTCGCAGCCGGCGGTGGGCGAGGTGATCGTCTACACGGCGCTGGACCGGCAATTCTCCGAGCCGATTCTCAACGACTTCACGGCGCGAACGGGGATCGTCGTGCGCCCGGCCTACGACAGCGAGGCGACGAAGACGGTCGGGCTGACGAACCGGATTAGCGCGGAGGCCAACCGGCCGCGGTGTGACGTGTTCTGGAACAACGAGATCCTGAACACGCTGCGGCTGAGGCACGAGGGGCTCCTGCAGCCGTGCGCGCCGGCTGAAGCGGCGAACTATCCGCCGCAGTTTCGCGACCCGGACGGCTACTGGTTCGGGTTCGCGGCCCGGGCCCGCGTGCTCATCGTGAACACGGAACTCGTGCCGGCGGAACGCATGCCCACGTCGATCGCCGACCTGGCCGATTCGCAGTGGAAAGGCCGCACTGGGATCGCGAAGCCGCTGTTCGGCACGACGGCGTCGCACGTCGCGTGCCTGTTTGCGCTGCACGGCGAAGCGCGAGCGACGGCGCTGCTGGACTCGCTGCGAAACAACGACGTGCAGGTTCTGTCGGGCAACAAGGGGTGTGCGGAGATGGTCGGTGCCGGGCGCCTGGTCATGGCGCTGACCGACACGGATGACGCGATCGTGGAATTGGAAACGGGTAAGCCGGTGAAGATCGTCTTCCCGGACGGCGGGGCCGATCAGATGGGGACGCTGCTATTGCCGAACACGCTGGCGCTGGTGAAGGGTTGCCCGAATCCGGAGGCCGGCGCACAGCTCATCAACTATCTGCTGTCCGCGGAGGTCGAGGGGCGGCTGGCCGCCGGGCCATCGGCACAGATCCCGCTGCACCGGGCAGCCACCGTGCCGTCGCGCGTCGGCCGACTGGATGCCATCCGGACGATGCCAGTCGATTTCACGCAGGCTGCGGACGCCTTCGATCCGGCCGCCAGGTACATCGAGAGCCACTTCCTCGCGCCGTGA
- a CDS encoding DUF1080 domain-containing protein, which produces MMKRIAQPVCVLALLIGAGRAAVAAGPEWANLIQGDTLTGWVQRGGAAKYRVEGGEIIGQTVPNTPNSFLCTERTYADFELELEFKVDPRLNSGVQIRSQSVPGYRAGVVHGYQVEIDPSARAWSGGIYDESRRDWLCSLEKNEPAQKAFKPGAWNHLRIVATGDSIKTWLNGVAAADLHDSLTQWGFIALQVHHTKETEPLEVRWRNLRIKDLGNPASQRPPDAIVLLDATTGLDAWQPAERPKELAKWKFAEGVLEVEPGTGNIVSRRALGDCWLHIEFSVDDNGKTGQANGNSGVYLQGRYEVQILNSAGQEPTDDNCGAIYKVKAPDYNMALPAGQWQTYEISFRAPRWNVAGEKTENAQLTVYHNGTRIHDRVTMPNSTGAGRPEGPGPAPLALQDHGNRIRFRNIWAVPLKEPETGR; this is translated from the coding sequence ATGATGAAACGGATCGCGCAACCCGTATGCGTACTCGCACTGCTGATCGGCGCCGGGCGCGCGGCGGTCGCTGCAGGCCCAGAATGGGCCAACCTCATCCAGGGCGACACGCTGACCGGCTGGGTGCAGCGCGGCGGCGCGGCGAAGTACCGCGTCGAAGGCGGCGAGATCATCGGCCAGACGGTGCCGAACACGCCCAACAGCTTCCTCTGTACTGAGCGCACCTACGCCGACTTCGAGCTGGAGCTGGAATTCAAGGTCGATCCGCGCCTGAACTCCGGCGTGCAGATCCGCAGCCAGAGCGTGCCGGGCTATCGCGCGGGCGTCGTCCACGGCTACCAGGTCGAGATCGATCCGTCTGCGCGGGCGTGGTCCGGCGGGATCTACGATGAGAGCCGGCGCGACTGGCTGTGCTCGCTGGAGAAGAACGAGCCGGCGCAGAAGGCGTTCAAGCCAGGCGCGTGGAACCACCTGCGCATCGTCGCCACGGGCGATTCGATCAAGACCTGGCTCAACGGCGTCGCGGCCGCGGACCTGCACGACAGTCTGACACAGTGGGGGTTCATCGCCCTGCAGGTCCACCACACGAAAGAGACGGAGCCGCTGGAGGTGCGCTGGCGGAACCTGCGGATCAAGGATCTCGGCAATCCCGCCAGCCAGCGCCCGCCGGATGCGATCGTCCTGCTCGACGCGACGACCGGTCTCGATGCGTGGCAGCCAGCCGAGCGGCCGAAGGAGCTCGCAAAATGGAAGTTCGCTGAAGGCGTGCTCGAGGTCGAGCCGGGCACCGGCAACATCGTGTCGCGGCGCGCGCTGGGCGACTGCTGGTTGCACATCGAGTTCAGCGTCGATGACAACGGGAAGACGGGGCAGGCGAACGGCAACAGCGGCGTCTACCTGCAGGGGCGCTACGAGGTGCAGATCCTGAATTCGGCGGGGCAGGAGCCGACCGACGACAATTGCGGCGCGATCTACAAGGTGAAAGCACCCGACTACAACATGGCTCTGCCGGCCGGTCAGTGGCAAACCTACGAGATCAGTTTCCGCGCGCCGCGCTGGAACGTTGCCGGCGAGAAGACTGAGAACGCCCAGCTTACCGTGTACCATAACGGCACGCGCATTCACGACCGCGTCACCATGCCTAATAGCACGGGCGCCGGCCGGCCGGAAGGCCCGGGCCCTGCACCGCTGGCGTTGCAGGACCACGGCAATCGCATACGCTTTCGCAACATCTGGGCCGTGCCCCTGAAAGAGCCCGAAACCGGCAGGTGA